In one Xylanivirga thermophila genomic region, the following are encoded:
- a CDS encoding asparaginase: protein MMGDVLVKDYRGNVLENVHPGHICIIDYNGKIKYDVGDNQHITYMRSSAKPLQAIPVIKYGFDKKYGYTDKETTILAASHWGEPFHIAAIESIIAKLNITEDDLIMLPTYPINVKAREALLKANKPARRVYHNCSGKHLGILTLSKGMGYETEGYWKIDHPAQQEILRHVAYMAEYDKDEVKIGVDGCGVPVFAMPLYNLAKAFLRMACPELIKDDEIRMAVIRLTKLMNENSEMIGGTGTICSNLLMDDNIVAKGGAQGVYCFGLKKEKLGIALKVMDGTENNWGIIVASILEQIGYDNKKTISRLYNVFPTDIKNDNNIVVGRKEAVFRI from the coding sequence ATGATGGGAGATGTATTGGTTAAAGATTATAGGGGAAATGTTTTGGAAAACGTACATCCTGGTCATATATGTATAATAGATTACAATGGAAAGATTAAATATGATGTAGGAGACAATCAGCATATTACCTATATGAGGTCGAGTGCAAAGCCGTTACAAGCTATACCTGTTATAAAATATGGTTTTGATAAAAAGTATGGATATACGGATAAAGAGACAACCATATTGGCAGCTTCTCACTGGGGTGAACCATTTCATATAGCAGCTATAGAGTCTATAATTGCTAAATTGAACATTACAGAAGATGACCTTATAATGCTCCCAACATATCCGATAAATGTAAAGGCTAGGGAGGCGCTTTTAAAGGCAAATAAACCGGCAAGAAGAGTGTATCATAATTGTTCTGGAAAGCATTTGGGTATACTTACATTATCTAAAGGAATGGGATATGAAACAGAGGGATATTGGAAAATCGATCATCCAGCACAGCAAGAGATTTTAAGGCATGTAGCATATATGGCTGAATACGATAAGGATGAGGTAAAAATAGGGGTGGACGGATGCGGAGTACCTGTATTTGCCATGCCACTTTATAACCTTGCTAAGGCATTTCTAAGAATGGCATGTCCCGAACTTATAAAAGATGATGAAATAAGGATGGCAGTTATAAGATTAACCAAACTTATGAATGAAAATAGTGAGATGATAGGCGGTACTGGTACCATCTGCTCCAATCTTCTTATGGATGACAATATAGTAGCAAAGGGCGGTGCACAAGGAGTATATTGTTTTGGACTTAAAAAAGAAAAGCTAGGGATTGCTCTTAAGGTTATGGATGGTACTGAAAACAATTGGGGTATAATTGTGGCTTCTATATTGGAACAGATTGGATATGACAATAAAAAAACAATATC
- a CDS encoding DUF4367 domain-containing protein yields MFDRRKKVSKDVLDELLEDVFANNWQDIKDLGDIEVPDMSEMLDNFEQDINRESKVIDYRVILGKKAKRKRLKSVVSKIGIAASIFIIAFGLSIYFDTSKGQAFRFDIIKTFTELKDGVYFVHQSNVDDKDEIEGSKTQCSSDDSSISKENMTLEQAKKEIPFKVLYPTYLPNGYKLKGISWRRFVDGINVVEQVYKNRDEYFTISQHSNATDVDSITNADSSRAGLESIKLRGTDVIIVSGQGQFSYAKWYEDGFKYEISVYSLEDEEIIKTIKGLK; encoded by the coding sequence ATGTTTGACAGGCGTAAAAAAGTCAGCAAGGATGTGTTGGATGAGCTTTTAGAGGATGTGTTTGCCAATAATTGGCAAGACATAAAGGACCTGGGAGATATAGAAGTGCCTGATATGAGTGAGATGTTAGACAATTTTGAGCAAGATATAAATAGAGAATCAAAAGTGATAGACTATAGGGTGATTTTAGGGAAAAAGGCAAAACGTAAAAGATTAAAAAGTGTAGTATCTAAAATAGGTATTGCAGCGAGTATATTTATAATTGCATTTGGTCTGTCCATATATTTTGATACTTCAAAGGGTCAGGCTTTTAGGTTTGATATTATAAAGACGTTTACGGAACTTAAAGATGGTGTTTATTTTGTACATCAATCAAATGTGGATGATAAAGATGAAATAGAGGGTTCCAAAACGCAATGCAGCAGCGACGATTCATCCATTTCAAAGGAAAATATGACATTGGAGCAGGCAAAAAAGGAGATTCCATTTAAGGTGTTATATCCAACGTATTTACCCAATGGTTATAAGCTTAAGGGAATAAGCTGGAGAAGGTTCGTGGATGGTATTAATGTTGTTGAACAGGTTTATAAAAATAGAGATGAGTATTTTACCATATCTCAGCATTCAAATGCAACTGATGTAGATTCCATAACAAATGCCGATTCTAGCAGGGCAGGTCTTGAATCCATTAAACTTAGAGGAACGGATGTAATTATAGTTAGTGGTCAAGGACAATTTTCATATGCAAAATGGTATGAAGATGGTTTTAAATATGAAATATCGGTATATTCATTAGAAGATGAGGAAATAATAAAAACAATAAAAGGGTTAAAATAG
- a CDS encoding RNA polymerase sigma factor, which yields MQKIEDNREKAMLFEKCIEPIYGELYRFIYSIVRNKELAEDAMQNTFLNAYIYIFDVRDDNKFKSWIFTIAKRESIKVLRLYNRELPTDSEDFIVYMNENTDFNIPHDVVIRKELNDKLIEIINNMDAKYRDVAILKYGNGLTLAEISEILNTNINTVKTWHRRLKNIIYKELASYMSQDQDVKVH from the coding sequence ATGCAGAAGATAGAGGACAATCGGGAAAAAGCAATGCTATTTGAAAAATGCATTGAACCAATATATGGTGAATTATATAGGTTTATTTATTCAATAGTGAGAAATAAGGAACTGGCAGAGGATGCCATGCAGAATACATTTTTGAATGCGTATATTTACATATTTGACGTACGAGATGACAATAAATTCAAATCATGGATATTTACGATAGCGAAGAGGGAGAGCATAAAAGTTTTACGCTTGTATAACAGAGAATTGCCTACTGATAGCGAAGATTTTATAGTCTATATGAACGAAAATACCGATTTTAATATCCCACATGATGTGGTAATAAGAAAAGAATTAAATGATAAGCTTATAGAGATAATAAATAATATGGATGCAAAATACAGGGATGTGGCCATACTGAAGTATGGTAATGGGTTAACCTTAGCGGAGATATCGGAAATTTTGAATACTAATATAAATACGGTAAAAACGTGGCATAGAAGGCTTAAAAATATAATATATAAGGAGCTTGCATCCTATATGTCCCAGGATCAGGATGTTAAAGTTCATTAA
- the proS gene encoding proline--tRNA ligase, with translation MAQKKQEFVAHITPREEDFSQWYTDVIMKADLVDYSPVKGCMVIKPYGYAIWENIQRELDERFKATGHKNAYFPLFIPESLLKKEEEHVEGFAPEVAWVTHGGDEELAERLVVRPTSETIICAMYSKWVQSYRDLPLLYNQWCSVVRWEKSTRPFLRTSEFLWQEGHTVHASYEEAQEETLKMLDVYDEFAKNVLAIPMITGQKTEKEKFAGALSTYTMEALMQDGKALQAGTSHNLGQHFAKVFDIQYLDKDGQLKYVWQTSWGVSTRLIGGIIMVHGDERGLVLPPKVAPIQVVIVPVAMHKEGVLEKARELYDELKKAGLRVELDDRDTQSPGWKFNEWELKGVPIRLEIGPRDIKNNQVVLVRRDSLEKIGASMEDISDTVINMLDSINDGIYEKALSMRDEHTYAAGNMDEFKEALENKKGFVKAMWCGRRECEDAIKDATGATTRCMPFKQEHLGDKCVCCGQEAKHMVYFAKAY, from the coding sequence ATGGCACAAAAAAAACAGGAATTTGTAGCCCATATTACCCCTCGAGAAGAGGATTTTTCACAATGGTATACGGATGTGATAATGAAGGCGGATCTGGTTGATTATTCTCCAGTTAAGGGGTGTATGGTAATTAAGCCATATGGCTATGCAATTTGGGAAAACATTCAGAGAGAATTGGATGAGAGATTTAAGGCAACAGGGCATAAAAATGCCTATTTTCCATTGTTTATACCGGAAAGCTTGTTAAAAAAGGAAGAGGAGCATGTGGAGGGGTTTGCACCTGAAGTAGCATGGGTGACCCATGGGGGAGATGAAGAACTGGCTGAAAGATTGGTAGTGCGTCCTACATCTGAAACCATAATATGCGCAATGTACTCGAAATGGGTTCAATCCTATAGGGATTTACCACTTTTGTATAACCAGTGGTGCAGTGTAGTAAGGTGGGAAAAATCCACTAGACCCTTTTTGAGGACATCTGAATTTTTATGGCAGGAAGGTCATACAGTGCATGCTAGCTATGAAGAGGCTCAAGAAGAGACTCTAAAAATGCTTGATGTATATGATGAGTTTGCAAAAAATGTCTTAGCAATACCTATGATTACTGGTCAAAAGACAGAAAAGGAGAAGTTTGCAGGTGCACTAAGTACTTACACCATGGAAGCACTTATGCAGGATGGAAAAGCCCTTCAGGCAGGAACTTCACACAATTTGGGACAACATTTTGCTAAGGTATTTGATATTCAATATTTAGATAAGGATGGTCAGCTTAAGTATGTATGGCAAACCTCCTGGGGGGTATCTACGAGGTTAATAGGCGGCATAATAATGGTACATGGTGATGAACGAGGATTGGTTCTCCCGCCTAAAGTGGCTCCCATACAGGTGGTAATAGTGCCTGTTGCCATGCATAAAGAAGGTGTGCTAGAAAAGGCACGGGAATTGTATGACGAGCTTAAAAAGGCAGGTCTTAGGGTAGAACTCGACGACCGGGATACTCAAAGTCCGGGATGGAAATTTAATGAATGGGAATTAAAAGGTGTTCCCATACGGCTTGAAATTGGGCCAAGGGATATAAAAAATAATCAAGTAGTGCTGGTTAGAAGGGATAGCCTTGAGAAGATAGGGGCATCGATGGAAGATATTTCTGACACCGTAATAAATATGTTGGATAGTATAAATGATGGTATATATGAAAAGGCATTATCCATGAGAGATGAGCATACCTATGCAGCTGGTAATATGGATGAGTTTAAAGAAGCTTTGGAAAACAAGAAAGGTTTTGTAAAGGCCATGTGGTGCGGCAGGCGGGAGTGCGAGGATGCTATAAAAGATGCTACTGGTGCTACTACTAGGTGTATGCCCTTTAAGCAGGAACATTTAGGTGATAAATGTGTTTGCTGTGGACAAGAGGCTAAGCATATGGTATATTTTGCAAAGGCATATTGA
- a CDS encoding Spo0E family sporulation regulatory protein-aspartic acid phosphatase, with product MKEMQKIQDNIENIRKYLNDAVDQQLDDRYILWVSQLLDELIVDYYELQLKNNNDVLQ from the coding sequence ATGAAGGAAATGCAAAAAATACAGGACAATATAGAGAATATTAGGAAGTATCTGAATGATGCGGTGGATCAGCAACTGGACGATAGGTATATTCTGTGGGTAAGCCAACTCCTTGATGAGTTGATTGTGGATTACTATGAATTGCAGCTGAAAAATAATAATGATGTGTTGCAATGA
- a CDS encoding Gx transporter family protein, which translates to MNNTKKMVVLSLITAQAIVIHYIESFLPVLIPGIKLGLANIMTMVTIALFGFGEALLVVIIRCVLGSLLAGNPMSILYSLTGGILSCIVIWTLYRYFGKYFSLIAISVAGALFHNVGQLLVASVVFGTIGIFFTYIPILASVSVITGFFIGLVSIYILQFLPKFLTNH; encoded by the coding sequence ATGAATAATACAAAAAAGATGGTGGTTTTAAGCCTTATAACTGCACAAGCCATTGTAATTCATTATATAGAGAGCTTTTTACCTGTATTGATTCCCGGAATAAAACTTGGATTAGCCAATATTATGACTATGGTTACTATAGCGTTATTTGGGTTTGGAGAGGCGCTTCTAGTGGTAATTATAAGGTGTGTATTAGGCTCGTTATTGGCAGGTAATCCCATGTCAATACTATATAGTCTGACGGGAGGTATCTTAAGTTGTATAGTTATATGGACACTATACAGGTACTTTGGGAAGTATTTTAGCTTAATTGCAATAAGTGTTGCCGGAGCTTTATTTCATAATGTAGGACAGCTTTTAGTTGCTTCTGTAGTATTTGGGACTATAGGGATATTTTTTACATATATCCCTATTTTAGCATCGGTTTCTGTTATAACTGGGTTTTTTATAGGTCTTGTGTCTATTTATATCCTACAGTTTTTGCCAAAATTTTTAACTAATCATTAA
- a CDS encoding NusG domain II-containing protein translates to MKQLFKIGDIFIYCVVLLFILIGIFGAKWLARGEYERQVIVEVDGRIIEKIPMSVDTIGKEFTIETGNGGYNVIRIDDKGVSIIDANCPDKICIHEGWIQDPGQVIVCLPHKMVVKIEGTNVSNNGVDDIVK, encoded by the coding sequence ATGAAGCAATTGTTTAAGATAGGGGATATTTTTATATATTGTGTGGTATTATTATTTATTCTCATAGGGATATTTGGTGCTAAGTGGTTGGCAAGGGGTGAGTATGAAAGGCAGGTTATTGTTGAAGTAGATGGCAGGATAATAGAGAAGATTCCAATGTCAGTAGATACTATTGGGAAAGAATTTACCATAGAGACAGGCAATGGTGGATATAATGTAATCCGAATAGATGATAAAGGGGTAAGTATTATAGACGCTAATTGTCCCGATAAGATATGTATACATGAAGGCTGGATACAAGACCCTGGTCAGGTTATAGTATGCCTGCCACACAAAATGGTGGTAAAGATAGAGGGAACTAATGTGAGCAATAATGGTGTTGACGATATAGTAAAGTAG
- a CDS encoding FAD:protein FMN transferase, protein MAHHKARQKEIITIVVLICCICISGCSANKYDEHKREAFALDTIITLTAYGGKNVDKAIDEAIYRIQEIEEHMSTTIDDSDISKINKNAGKAPVTVHKDTLYVLDKALEYCSMSNGMFDITIYPLIKLWDIKSEHPRVPSAEEIQGALKYVDYKKIVVDRDKNSVYLMEKGMGIDLGAIAKGYAADEVTRIFKKYGIEHALINLGGNIMAIGNKVDGSKWNIGVQNPRTSKDNEGYFAVLEVSDSAVVSSGDYQRYMVKIYEETGKRYHHIFDPKTGYPADKGIIATTVISPLSIDADALSTCLFVMGYEGFNIIDELEGVDALLVSTDKKVTLSKKFSVPINITDREYGYKK, encoded by the coding sequence TTGGCACACCATAAAGCTAGACAAAAGGAAATAATCACCATAGTAGTTTTGATATGTTGCATATGTATATCGGGTTGCAGTGCAAATAAGTATGATGAACATAAAAGGGAGGCATTTGCCCTTGATACCATAATAACCCTTACTGCCTATGGAGGGAAAAATGTAGATAAGGCAATTGATGAAGCCATATATCGTATACAAGAGATCGAGGAGCATATGAGTACTACCATAGATGACAGTGATATAAGTAAGATAAATAAAAATGCAGGTAAGGCTCCTGTGACTGTTCATAAGGACACACTATATGTATTGGATAAGGCGCTTGAATATTGTAGCATGAGTAATGGTATGTTTGATATTACCATATACCCGCTTATAAAACTGTGGGATATAAAATCAGAACATCCACGTGTTCCCTCAGCTGAGGAAATACAGGGGGCTTTAAAATATGTAGATTATAAGAAGATAGTAGTTGATAGGGACAAAAATAGTGTATACCTTATGGAAAAGGGTATGGGAATAGACCTTGGCGCCATAGCAAAAGGATATGCAGCTGATGAGGTGACAAGGATATTTAAAAAATATGGTATAGAACATGCATTGATAAATTTAGGTGGTAATATTATGGCCATAGGTAATAAGGTGGATGGCTCTAAATGGAATATAGGTGTCCAAAATCCCAGAACCAGTAAGGATAATGAAGGATACTTTGCAGTATTGGAGGTTTCAGATAGCGCAGTTGTAAGCTCTGGAGATTATCAAAGATATATGGTAAAGATATATGAAGAGACAGGTAAGAGATACCATCATATATTTGATCCAAAGACTGGTTATCCTGCTGATAAAGGTATAATAGCAACTACTGTTATATCGCCATTATCTATAGATGCCGATGCATTGTCTACCTGCCTTTTTGTAATGGGTTATGAAGGGTTTAATATTATAGATGAATTGGAAGGGGTAGATGCATTATTGGTATCTACTGATAAAAAGGTAACCTTGTCAAAAAAATTCTCAGTGCCAATTAACATAACAGATAGAGAGTATGGATATAAAAAATGA
- a CDS encoding HD domain-containing protein, with translation MDKDRLSKQMQFIKEIDKAKEVYRQTVLMDASRRENDAEHSWHIAIMAMLLGEYVDDKDMDFCRVIKMVLVHDLVEIYAGDTFCYDEKAGLDKSEREIRSARKLFGMLPEDQCDEFMELWREFEERSTPEARFGAALDRLQPLYHNYMTKGYTWREHDVDYSKVIERNKYIKDSSEVLWEYAQRMIDDSVEKGYLKHEGK, from the coding sequence ATGGATAAGGATAGATTGTCTAAACAGATGCAGTTTATAAAGGAGATAGACAAGGCAAAGGAGGTCTATCGTCAAACCGTATTGATGGATGCTTCACGGAGAGAAAACGATGCAGAACATTCCTGGCATATTGCCATAATGGCTATGCTATTAGGAGAATATGTAGATGATAAAGATATGGATTTTTGCCGAGTAATAAAGATGGTACTTGTCCACGATTTGGTAGAGATATATGCTGGTGATACATTTTGCTATGATGAGAAGGCTGGATTGGACAAGTCAGAGAGGGAAATAAGGTCTGCAAGGAAGCTTTTTGGAATGTTACCGGAAGATCAGTGTGATGAGTTTATGGAGTTATGGAGGGAGTTTGAAGAACGTTCTACTCCGGAGGCTAGGTTTGGAGCTGCCCTTGACAGGCTGCAACCTTTATATCATAATTATATGACTAAAGGATACACTTGGCGTGAGCATGATGTGGACTATTCAAAAGTTATAGAGCGAAATAAATATATAAAGGATAGTTCAGAAGTGCTCTGGGAATATGCACAAAGGATGATAGATGATTCAGTTGAAAAGGGTTATCTAAAACATGAAGGTAAGTAG
- a CDS encoding amino acid kinase family protein, with protein MKFDHEIVGKIGSMALIRKDEYDIDYNVFSRLGMDLNPDFIWVTSGSVEIGRLDYMKRNNGDELKGLDMQEVKADYAAQGQAILMENYRRFIDPKYSVRQILVEHQHFNDPEKREFIRKLLNRASEQGAIPIVNYNDSVSSEEIRKMELYNLKQNHENVVECIDNDETAAQIAVLVRARMLILLTSAPGILKDPKDSTSIIREVEGKDVYELLDHIDSLEKYCNGSSREGANGMKAKLKFLSEPVKQGTTVIIGSSKHRLKDLIEGNVDRTIFRIR; from the coding sequence ATGAAATTTGATCATGAAATCGTTGGGAAAATAGGTTCTATGGCACTTATACGCAAGGACGAATATGATATAGATTATAATGTATTTAGCAGATTGGGTATGGATCTTAATCCGGACTTTATATGGGTCACCTCGGGCTCTGTTGAAATAGGGCGTTTGGACTATATGAAGCGTAATAATGGGGATGAGCTAAAGGGTTTAGACATGCAGGAGGTAAAGGCTGATTATGCGGCTCAGGGACAAGCCATACTAATGGAAAATTACAGAAGGTTTATAGATCCTAAATATTCTGTAAGACAGATATTGGTAGAACATCAACATTTTAATGATCCTGAAAAGCGCGAGTTTATAAGAAAACTTTTAAACCGTGCATCTGAGCAGGGTGCTATACCTATAGTCAATTATAATGACTCGGTAAGTAGCGAAGAGATACGCAAAATGGAGCTGTATAACTTAAAGCAAAATCATGAGAATGTTGTAGAATGTATAGATAATGATGAAACTGCCGCACAGATAGCAGTATTAGTGCGGGCTAGAATGCTTATATTATTGACATCAGCTCCAGGGATCTTGAAGGATCCGAAAGACTCTACATCCATTATAAGGGAAGTTGAAGGTAAGGATGTATATGAGCTGTTAGATCATATAGATTCCTTGGAAAAGTATTGTAATGGAAGTAGTAGGGAAGGGGCAAATGGTATGAAGGCCAAGCTTAAATTTCTATCCGAGCCGGTTAAACAGGGAACTACTGTCATAATTGGCAGTTCAAAACATAGGTTAAAGGACCTTATAGAAGGAAACGTGGACAGAACAATATTTCGTATAAGATAA
- a CDS encoding NAD(P)H-dependent glycerol-3-phosphate dehydrogenase, translating to MKISVLGCGRWGSFLAWYCVKLGYDVMLWGRKNSDSYKNLELNRQNSYLTLPPSIKLTNSLDEAISHGDVIIISISAQGLREFAGRLSKYNIEGKTFVLCMKGIEADTGKRLTEVFNDGIDKDVNLAIWVGPGHVQDYINGIPNCMVIDSADTGITKELVDIFASELIRFYYGHDLIGNEIGAASKNVIGIAAGMLDGFNLTSLKGALMARGTREISRLIRALGGDPFTAYGLCHLGDYEATLFSAHSHNRRFGEAYAKGEYFVKLAEGVDTTRALVNLSKEYNVDLPICQGVYAILFDKREPEKVLNDMFLRSIKFEFWG from the coding sequence ATGAAAATTTCTGTCTTGGGATGTGGAAGATGGGGTAGTTTTTTGGCTTGGTATTGTGTAAAATTAGGTTATGATGTAATGTTGTGGGGTAGGAAGAATTCTGATTCATATAAAAATTTAGAACTGAATAGGCAAAATAGTTATCTTACCCTCCCGCCATCTATAAAGCTTACCAATTCTCTGGATGAGGCCATATCCCATGGAGATGTAATAATTATATCTATAAGCGCCCAAGGGTTGAGGGAATTTGCGGGCAGACTATCAAAGTACAATATAGAGGGCAAAACCTTTGTCCTGTGTATGAAGGGAATAGAGGCAGATACGGGTAAAAGGCTTACAGAAGTATTTAATGATGGGATAGATAAGGATGTCAATTTGGCAATATGGGTAGGTCCAGGTCATGTACAGGATTATATAAATGGTATACCAAATTGCATGGTAATTGATTCTGCAGACACTGGAATTACAAAGGAACTTGTTGACATATTCGCCAGTGAACTTATAAGGTTTTATTATGGACATGATTTAATAGGCAATGAGATAGGGGCGGCATCTAAAAATGTAATAGGGATTGCTGCAGGCATGCTAGATGGATTTAATCTTACCAGTCTCAAAGGAGCCCTTATGGCAAGGGGTACTAGGGAGATCTCCCGCCTTATAAGGGCACTAGGTGGCGATCCTTTTACTGCTTATGGCCTATGCCATTTAGGTGATTATGAAGCTACACTTTTTTCAGCCCATAGTCATAACCGTAGATTTGGTGAGGCATATGCAAAGGGAGAGTATTTTGTAAAATTAGCAGAAGGGGTAGATACTACTAGAGCCCTTGTAAATTTATCTAAAGAATACAATGTTGACTTGCCCATATGTCAGGGAGTATATGCCATACTATTTGACAAAAGGGAACCGGAAAAGGTATTAAATGATATGTTTTTACGTTCTATTAAATTTGAGTTTTGGGGGTAG
- a CDS encoding DUF4340 domain-containing protein produces the protein MSKGNKIIILIVVLGLLIGSYIFMKNRPTKKEDAEGEQEKIELSKVEKDKINKMVLQSKDSTLTFIKKGEEWSIDYPHPVKLKQTYIDDIAYSFASLYAERVVDENPDDLSQYGLKEPSVKAWAELEDGNKTKVFYLGDKAPTGNNYYIMIEGDPKVYAVWMNHGEHFSYKMDDIREKKLTEINVQELSYLKMVIADKTVIEIKENDNRSEDEAQFGLGMWKMIKPYNQPMGVDSNGIEKVLSDIPNLEIKGFIDDDPSDLGQYGLDVPSRELVVKDKSNTVHLYFGKDAGDDEVYFKTADSNAVYTMAKEKVSFMDIKPFELVEKFAFIVNIDDVDKIVVEGEGKAHTLTLERSTKKAEKEGEEDEIETVYKVDGKEVEESPFKKYYQSIIGLLVDAENDKESTEKAEVKTTFFLNKGKDREIHVDYVPYDRDFYSVVRQGKAEFIISRDQVHKMLEDLELLIQGKLEND, from the coding sequence ATGAGTAAGGGCAATAAGATAATTATACTAATAGTAGTATTGGGCTTGCTTATAGGTAGTTATATATTTATGAAGAACCGACCTACGAAAAAAGAAGATGCTGAGGGAGAACAGGAAAAGATAGAGCTGAGTAAGGTAGAGAAGGATAAAATAAACAAGATGGTGCTTCAATCAAAGGATTCTACCTTAACCTTTATAAAGAAGGGAGAAGAGTGGTCTATTGATTATCCACATCCTGTAAAGCTAAAGCAGACCTATATAGATGATATTGCCTATAGTTTTGCAAGCCTATATGCTGAGAGGGTAGTAGATGAAAATCCTGATGATTTATCCCAATATGGCCTCAAAGAGCCTTCAGTAAAGGCATGGGCAGAGCTTGAAGACGGTAATAAGACTAAAGTATTTTATCTTGGGGACAAGGCACCTACAGGAAATAATTATTATATTATGATAGAGGGCGATCCTAAGGTCTATGCCGTATGGATGAATCACGGAGAACACTTTAGCTATAAAATGGACGATATACGGGAGAAAAAGTTGACCGAGATAAATGTACAAGAGCTATCTTACCTAAAGATGGTTATTGCAGATAAAACTGTTATAGAAATTAAGGAAAATGACAATCGTTCTGAAGATGAAGCCCAATTTGGTCTTGGAATGTGGAAGATGATAAAGCCGTATAATCAGCCGATGGGAGTAGATAGCAATGGCATTGAGAAGGTACTCTCCGACATACCAAATCTTGAAATAAAAGGCTTCATAGATGATGATCCTTCAGATTTGGGTCAGTATGGCTTAGATGTTCCCTCTAGGGAACTCGTGGTAAAGGATAAATCAAATACTGTTCATCTGTATTTTGGAAAAGATGCAGGCGATGATGAAGTATATTTTAAAACGGCAGACTCTAATGCAGTATATACGATGGCAAAGGAAAAGGTATCATTTATGGATATCAAGCCGTTTGAACTCGTAGAAAAGTTTGCATTTATAGTCAATATAGATGATGTTGATAAGATAGTTGTAGAAGGTGAAGGAAAAGCTCATACTCTTACCCTAGAGCGTTCTACTAAAAAGGCAGAAAAGGAAGGGGAAGAGGATGAGATAGAAACCGTTTATAAAGTGGATGGCAAAGAAGTAGAGGAGAGTCCATTTAAAAAGTATTATCAGAGTATTATAGGACTGCTTGTGGATGCAGAAAATGATAAGGAGTCGACAGAAAAGGCCGAAGTCAAGACCACCTTTTTCTTAAACAAGGGAAAAGATCGGGAGATCCATGTGGATTATGTACCATATGACAGGGATTTTTATTCAGTTGTACGTCAAGGGAAGGCAGAATTTATTATAAGCAGGGATCAGGTGCATAAGATGCTAGAGGATCTAGAGCTTCTCATACAGGGCAAACTAGAAAATGATTAA